Genomic segment of Cyprinus carpio isolate SPL01 chromosome A13, ASM1834038v1, whole genome shotgun sequence:
CACTCCATaccagttggtggcggtaataAACTATTTTGTTGCGGAACTCGCGCAGAAGAAATCGACTGGTTGTTTGGAAACTGTAGTAAACCTGCAGAGCAGCAGTTGCACTTCTTCAGCGGTTATTATATCATTCACATTGCTAGATAACGCAGCGGCTTTGTAGCGCTAGTCCCGTAAACCTCTCAGATTCGCCGTTGTCCGTCAGGTAACGTTAACATGAACGTGGCTAAAAGTGGTTACCACGTTTTCTGTGCCAACTCCACGCCGGCGTGCACTGAACTCGCTAAGAAGATTACCGAGTAAGTCTCCCGTGACCAGCTGCTCAGTATTTCACGAGGACCTTGATTTCAGATGCCGATCTTGATGTTGTGTGAATGTGCAGCAGTGCTGTTGGGATTTCTGCCTGTAAGTTAGATCAGATTCAGCAGAGCACACGGCAGTCTGGCCTGTGCTTTCTTCAGGCCGTTATTTTGATGCCAGCTGCTGCATACAATGTGGCTTTGGACTGATAACTGAAAGATTGATTTATAAAGTATACGAGCACCAGGGTTTGAGTGTACTTACTGTGGAAAGTGAATGCAGTGTTTTCTCCACGGAATAGAGGTGAACATTGGGCTAATCATATACAGTGGGGCGGGCTGTGCATGAAAGTAGTCTGCATTCATTGCAAACAGTGCCTGAAATAATTCAATCAGGTTGTCATGCAGCTCTGCTTCAAAGTGACTTTCGTGATAGGAAAGGTTTGGCATGCCTGTGTTGATTGTCTGCTTGTGTCTGCACAGGCGTCTGGGAGTTGAGCTGGGGAAGTCTGTTGTTTACCAGGAGTCAAACAGAGGTGATCAATGCactttatttacacacatacTCTGTCGCTGGGAGTGTGACCcttacagagctgggtagtaacggattacatgtaatctggattacgtaattagattccaaaactcaagtacttgtaattagagtaaactactttttaaaatactcgtaatcagagtacagttacttttttatggattacatattatttacacaatggtaataagttgtttacaaatcatttattctcctaaatttccttatttttaatgtttatattttttcctaataaacctgccgcttaAATACGTTTGTGATTCTGCGAGTTTTTCCAgcggagagggggagggatgTCAGAAtcacgctcagaagaaatcagctaagataatggaaaatggaggggaacgcagcctttaatcacttgatgtactgacatcatttcatttaaaaaaaaaaaaatggaaaaatgtcactgttcagtgtaagatctgcctaccagggattaatttgctgtccactgaaatctttgatctagcaaagttattgctgggaatttcatgttctttaatatattttttgtaaagttgatttttcttcattgttactaccttatgcacttcaggtgttttgagatgaaatatttgacTTAGAAAtggtccatacattgcacttgaaaaagaagctattgtggctcttgttggtgaattaaatatattttctggactatattttttctttgtatctgtcaaaatagtacaagattaggctaattcaatttATGTGATATCAAAAATAAGGGTTaccacaaatgtaatctaaatgtaatcaaaaagtaatcagattacgttaccaaaaatgtgtaatctaagagattatattactgactacaaattttgtcatgtaatctgtaatcagtaactgattacaattcataagtaatctacccagctctggacCCTTACACCCTGTCGCATTTTGACATGGACTTAAACAGATGTCTCATTACAGTCATTTAAGTTACTGATTTATAATTTTCAAACACTTCATGTTTATTGCTCTCAAAGTCAGCACAGTtcataacaataatgtttttagtGCATcacacaaaactgcattttgcattgcatttttttttttgtatttgtacgCACAGGAGAACTTCTATgatgaaatgtattttagattaaatatctGTGTATACAATTTCATCTTAACATGATTTAATGGCCACCcagattgattattattattatttattaaaattaagaattaGTTTTAGTATGAAAGTTATTGCTAAATAATGATTTGCTCTTGAAAACACCTTATtttcatacaaaaacacattttttttaacaaatgtgtgATTATGCATGCTTAGTTAATGAGACTTACTGTTGAAGTTCATAaggctataaataaatatataaataaatgcatagtaTGTTATCAAGGGACATCAAATGTAGTAAAtctgaagatattttaataatgGGAATGCGtgttttttaatgcagttaatatAATTGCAGTTGTTGATGTGAAGAGTAGTTATGGTCTTAATGGTTAATAATGGAAtggaataataattattgttaagaagaagaaataattaaTCTTATTAATAATGAAATGATGGTCTTAGAAAATAGActtcatttcattattaaaaatatagtttcttatttttattttggggtaaaatattgcattttcttCATGAGGTTCGCCCAATCAGGTTAAAGTCAACCAAATAACTGATTTTCCAttgatattttgatgtttttgcttTTATCTGACAGAAACGAGGGTTGAGATCAAAGAGTCTGTGAGAGGACAAACGATCTTCATCATCCAAACCATTCCCAGGTCAGAGTGGATCCAGTTCGGGAATATTAGATCTGCATGCTTATTAATCTGAAGTGTAATTTCATACTGTTTAAACTTATTTGTGCCTGTGACTTTTAGCTGTGTGGTCATAACCCACATAGGTATTGCGTGTGCTGTCATCTAAGTATCTCTAGACTTGCTTAGAGCTTTATATGCCATATATTCACCATATACTTGCCGAGATTTTTCTGGTCGTGAATAGTGCATTATTAGCATGCACCCTAATGTCATTTTGACCACTTGTTTTtccttggaacacaaaaggttTAAAGTGAAGTCTTAGCTTCTTGCTAAATTGCATGTCTCAGAATGCAGTTCTCAGCAGGCCCAGAAGCGCTTTCCAACAATTAGCTAAAGTCCATTTGTCTGTGACTGTCAGAGATGTCAACACTGCTATTATGGAGCTGCTGATCATGGCCTATGCACTGAAGACCTCTTGTGCCAAGAACATCATCGGCGTGATCCCGTACTTCCCCTACAGCAAACAGTGTAAGATGAGGAAGAGAGGATCTATAGTGTGCAAACTGCTCGCTTCCATGTTAGCTAAAGCAGGTAAGGGCTTATGATGATGGCTGTCTTGTTCCTACTTCTGTTTTCACCGTAACAGTCAAAAATGTGGACACCACAGTCAGtctttattattatacatgcatCATAGACACTGGTTGACTGCTTTTTCTGACTGCTCTAAATTAGATACATAATACAATATCCAATGTCTGTGATGTGTTATATCATCATAATCCAGAGTGTTATTTTAGCAGCTCTTAACTGTTTGCAATGTTAACTAGGTCTGACTCATATAATCACCATGGATCTGCACCAGAAAGAGATCCAGGGCTTCTTTACGTTCCCTGTGGACAACCTGCGGGCTTCTCCATTCCTGCTGCAGTACATTCAGGAGGAGGTAATAACTACAGTATTAACTACACTTTTTatataaaggcaaaaaaatatgtattaatgtaattttctgtTCTTCTCCTTTGTTTTGCCTAGATTCCTGATTATAGAAATGCTATAATTGTTGCCAAGTCCCCATCTGCTGCAAAAAGGTAACAACTCCTGGAATTGTGCTAGAAGGAATTTgcagacttaaaaaaataataaataaataaaattatttacattttctgattttaagGGAAAATCTGGGTGTGGAAAATAGTGAAATCTGTTAAAGAGAGATGAGAGCGTAACATTTGTAGATGAAAGCATTATTCAATCAGCCGAAACGaataaagaaaacatgcaatggccacaaaagaagatattttgaagaattttggtaaccaaacagttaaaagCACACTGTAAAACATGTCAAGTTGGTTAAACTTAGAAACAAAAGTTCACCTGCTGCCTTAAAAATGTGAGTAAACTCAACTTAAAGATATTCTTTGTTTCAACTCAAAAAGGTGTGTTTAATGTACTAATGGATGAACTATagccatggaagaaaaaaaaaacaaactaaaaagagGGCTTCCAGCAGCTGTTTGGTtccttaaaatatcttcatttgtgttcattagaagaaagacatttttgcaggaaaaaatgacaaaattttaatttttgagtgaacttaaaGCTTGACGATTATTAAGGAAAAGTTGAGTAAGTGTTCGGGACACCATAACAAGCCactcatataaaaatacagccgAGAGGATCATAAGGAACATCTCTGTTTGTCTTCCCTCTCTTGCCGTTGTCTGTTCAGGGCTCAGTCGTATGCAGAGCGTCTGCGTCTTGGCCTGGCCGTCATGCATGGGGAAGCTCAGTGTTCAGAGTCAGACATGGCAGATGGGAGGCATTCTCCTCCATGTGTCCGCAACACCTTTGGTCACCCTGGATTGGAGTTGCCATGTAAGAGCCAGCACACGGTGAATCTGTGGGTTGTTGCTGCACATCCCAACAGCTCCAAACCCACTGACTATGACACACCCAGGTTATGAGCACAAACTAGATCAGACAGACAGCTGATTGGGCTTCTCCCAAcaccacaaaacctgtcaaaaatATGTCCTGATTGTATTTCACCCCTGAAATCAAAAGAAAGTAATAGTAGATAATGGTATTTTTCACAAAGAAATTTAAGGTTAATATTTGTGGGACACTTGagattttttgtttacattgtgaccttttttcagcaaaattttttttttatttttattcttattaaagtaatataatataataatataaataaaaagtcattaaattGTGAATCATTTGGACCTCATGgtagtattttttgtattgccTTTGAATAAGTAAAAACAttgtattatagtaatattttactgtattgtattACAGTATTAAGAATAAATGAGTAATGGAAAttccacccccccaaaaaagtgtttttgttaaatattaaaagcaaaaaaaaaaggaatacaatttgatttttttattgttgtttttaggttttcTATCAAGCTAaattcttgctgaaaaaaataaataaacgaaaatttaatgaatgttcatgtgcttaactgtcatgaaaataatgccacaTTGCAAACAAAGTGTAGAAAAGACTCGACTGAAAGCAAATTATGTTTATCCAAAATAAATTGGAAAATATCTGTTTGCTTTTCCTATTGAttttgggtgaaatgtgaccAGGACATGTTTTCATAAGTTCATAAAATGAGTCTGATAATTAAGGGTTCGGCTGCAGCATTCAGTTCACAAAATGACTGATTCCAGAGATTagggagttcagttttttttgttaaatcttCCCCCATTCATTTATCACTGTCTCTAGATGCTTGCAAAGACTTTGTCTCAAAACCTACTAAAATGAGTTGCTTACACAGTCTCCTCTGTTCAGTTCCAAACCTACTGAGCAATCCaactagaaaaaaacaaatactcaaTAGTGACAGGAATGATCAATCATGAAAACTCATTAATTGCATGATACTGGTACATTTACGAGTAATAGCTACacacaaatatgtcaaaatgGGGTCTTGGTTTTAATTTTGTGGCTGTTTGGCTTTATCTAGTGATCAGAATGGttagtttttattctttaaaaatagatCTGTCTGAAGCATGTGCATTTATGGACCCACAATTATTTCCTGTCACGAGAATTATATTCCATGACGAAGTTCAGTTCTGGTGTGTTTAGAACGACACCAGTaaactaggttttgagacacagctaTTATTTTCACAATTCCATGTGCTAATCGTTCTAGGTTTCAAGATTCTCACTTATTGTTTTTCTTGCACGCACAGTTACGTCAGTGTTGAAGGGAATTAAGATCATAAAGAAACTACGATATTTAGTATATTAATATCTGAGCCGTCCAGTGTGATGTGTGTCTTGGCCTTTGTATACTTACAATGCCTGAGAGAAGTTCACTTCAAGTGGCTCtatgtacatttatgttttttatatggaCTTTGACAATCCTTAAAAAAGACCCTCACTTTGCTCAATTTCAAAGCACTAAATTTAATAGAAAAGTTTAAGAAAAGTTAATTTGAAAGCTTTTATagttagggatgtaacgattcactcaactcacgattcgattcacgattttgatttcacgactCGAGTCacgattttatttttgaacaaaatgagatttaagataaattataaattatatgtgtccttttattattgcttggacaaaatgctgcacatttctttatgaaatagaaatataactataataatatactaatatagcacttgcatattattgatcttttgttggttttcattgctgcttttgtcctcatttgtaagtcgctttggataaaagcgtgtgacaaaattaaaatataatgtaaatgtaaataacaaaactaaattgaaattttaaaacaagcccaaatcaaataaataacacacaaaaaagaaatctcttcatataaacaaaacaaggctttgtgctctttccattaaaaattagaggcaaccactgcattttaatcataatCCAAAAAAAGATGCTGCATTCATGCaatatgagcagtttttaatctaaattaaattgtataatttagaaattctTAAGctaaaacagaatggtttgacttcagttttgtgaaactatacatctgcatgaaacagcggatgagctgaatgagatgcagattcactctctgccagcaggtggagcttaaagcgtatccttggtttctgctgtaaacaaagcagcgctgcacttatgaactttaatatgcattatacagaggcaagatgaaaagaaaaaataccatctaaacttttccaaagacagtaagttcccctcagacatgcattcatataaactcctacacctaaatgaattgcgatttgtttagcatctcaaccgatttaaatcgtcacatatttgaatcgattttcaaccggctcgcagttaatcattatttatagtatattttggTATGGTTTAATAAGGATTGTTGAAGTCCTGGTTTCTTGTCTGTATGTTTTATCATTTGTGTGTGGATTTTTGTTTAACGTGATGTTTATTTATTGGTAATAGGCAAACAACAAGCTCCGTTCCCAGGCATAGAGCTCCCAAGTACGATGGTTAACTCTATTTGCTACCGATCACAGCAGTGAACACGCTCAAATGGTTCCTATTGCATGTGTGCAGTGGGTGAGGTCTCTCAGTGTCTGGGATCCCAGCACTCTGAAGCAAGATACTGAGTAAACAGCAAGAGATATTTACTCTTAGAATTCCCTCAATATTATGAAGAGcagttaaaaattgttttaataatattattatacaaagtGGGGATGGGCGGTATGTCCAAAATATCACAGGTATTTTTATATCATGCTAACAGTATATATCACATATtagttattttcaatataaattcaaatattaaattataaacttttttataaCAATGTCTTAATGACTACTTTTGCAAATGAAATGTACTTcatcttatacatttttttttcatttgaaataaaacatagtTTGTGACTAAATTTTGATATTTAGAAGCCATTGTAAAAtaggcaataaaaacacacatagtggctctatatataaatatatctaccTATATACCACCCAGCCTTAATAATTTGTACCTAATAATGGTAAAAAAGAAATGTCTAAGCTTCAGAGTGCTTCTGTCAAACAGCACTAAGAAGCCTCAAATGAAGTGCTTATTTTCAAATTCCATGTAATTACCATCGTTCAGAACTGGAACCATTGAATGTCTGTCCGAGAGAAATGCCTTTATTTGTGATCCAGGCTCATCTTGCCAGTCAACACTCCATGCCTGCTTATGAAAACCCCTAGACTAGAGTTCTCAAATGGTAGTCTTTTAGCTGCTTGTAACCAAGGTCCCTGCATCGTCTTGGAAACACAtgaccttaaataaataaatagaggaAGGTGTTTACTGTTAGATCATGTAGTATGTAGAATTATAGGGTCTGATAGAGGGTcaagaaaaaataactaaattgataaaaataagctAGCATATATGGAGTCAGCATATGCTATGTGTTCACAAGTACAAAGAGAGAAACCgtatttagaaaattttacaATATCTGTTGTTATACTTTAAACTTGCTATATATCAGCACTTGTTGGGGTCGCTCACACAGGACGTCATCTTGCATTCCATctctgttgtttatttgtttatttatttttaattattgatagTCTACTGTATGTTGACAGGCACTACACAAACATCAgccatttttatattcattgtcTAGAGCCATGAGCTCCACATTCTCAAGTAGTGATGCACCGAAATGTGCCATATGACAATTTTTGATCGTGGACAATTAAAATGTCTCCccaatctgcttttgaagaaatatcataGTATCATGTGCTACAGCACACATTCTGTCGGTTCTCGATATACTGTACAAATGTGaactcagcggtagagttacaCTCATGGCACACTGCACTTAAGTACAttgtttgcatgtgctttaaagccttggcggttaaacattaaaaagcctgtcaaacagcgctTGATTGCTGGACTAAGTTATCTTCTGCATCTGATTACACTAATACtttccaaaacacacaaggtttacatataaacacagttggttatgtctaaaatgaaagcaaacagttgagagaaaaacggcTGCGTgtctgtatattagatgcgtaCAGCTCTTACAGTGACAGCAGACTAAAAGTGatgagtgtgtttatttttgatgtttgagGGGTTTTTTAGCCATAGAatgataacttttttatttttttatcactctcgtgttgtcccaaacctgtattaatttcattcttgtgctgaacacaaaagaaggtattttgaagaatgtgggtaaccaaacagttgctggtccccattgactttgatagtctgaaaaaaaattcttcaaaataacttatgttcaacagaaactcatccaggtttaaaacaacttgagagtgagttaatgaagacagaattttcatgtttgggtgaaagATTCATTTaatcttaatgaaaaaaataaataaaaaaaaaactgctcttgactaaagaactttaatacagttgtttTAATAAGAATAGATGTATGATTTATACAGCGAACttctgctaaatacacctacCATACCAGAAAATTAAAGCActgttggttttatttgtattttatgtgcatttgtaatgtatatctttgatcttattttttaataacaaatataaaataatgacaaagatttttatcttcacctactttggcctaaatatctgccattattttttgttaccttgtaaagctttatttttaaaatcggGAAATCATTTTGGCTGTACTGCaaagaaaaacatgcaaaatagtaaaaccaacatgacaaagaattgtgAATTTCCTGAAAACAAATCGTGATATGTGTTTGCaatatcaccccccccccccccccccccaacaccaaaatatttttttttataagttgtaAGGTTATAAGTTTTTATAAGTAGAAAAGCAAAACCCGAAAATAAAGTTTTGGtaattaaatttgaatacattttggtaattaatttttaaatttgaattttttttttttatgtttttcagggTGTAGTGTTCTCGGATGAAAATTAAACCAGTTGTAGTAAAGTTCCTCAGCAACTTGATATTTTTAGGcaaacaaatgttaaatattgcCTCTCTACCATCATGTTTAAACATCTCTGCTGACATTTACTtgttgtgtgttcacactgtgtgcaCTAATGACACTGAGAGTCAAAATGAGTCACCGGAAAAGTGTTCATAAAATTTCACACTTTGGTCAATGATTTTGGCCCATCAGTTATTTTGGCTGAAGCAGAATTTCCCTTTTGTTTACTGCAGGATCCCACAGTATCAGCAGATCACTGTCTGCATTGATAGTCGCTGCATTATTAGATAAACTCTGCCATGTAACTAATCACTGCAGGAAAATTATATCATCACTGCcatgctgattggctgataaCACCACAAGATGTCTGCAACGACAGCAGACAgcaatttcacagtttttttgtaTAGGCTCTCCAAATAAATCTGCCACTAGAATTCTCTATAGAATGTTTGACTGattcaagattattattattattatacatttaactagtgagtctaaaaatgtaactacaacatgattcaagtaacatTATCTTTATGAAAAACGTATTAAAAACCATCTGATTAAAGAAAGTTCTTCAAGTGCAGTACACATGAAGTAGTCAACatgctgtaaatgtaaaaaaaaaaaaatcacttgttaaataccTTTGCATGAAATATGAAGGGAAATATTGTACAAACCTTTGCAGCATCTCGTGCGTGTTATGACATTCAGAAAATTTGGTTCTATCGTTGCCCTCCCAACAACTGTAGCTCTTTTTAAGCCAAGAACCCGTCCTCTGTGAACGGCACCTTTCAAAGATGCAGTTTTACAGAACAGCATCTCCTTACAGCAGCAGTCTATTGAATATAATTAGGAGAGGTGTCTGTAAGCCTCATTAGCCTGTAAAAGCGAATGTATGAATATGGAACAGCTCTGTGGGTCGTGCTCTTGCTGAAAGGCATGTGTTGAAGGCATGCATAACTCCTTTAACCCCCCTGTATTCTTAAATCGACCCACAAGTCTTTCTCTCTCATGGTTACTTGGATCGGAGTGTGTGTTTTGGCTGTGTTCCTGTGTCCTTCCTCTGGATGAATGACATTAGCCCTTCTTGACCACTCCTAAATTACAGCAGTGTCCTGGAGTCTGTCATGTTGACTCGAGGACAGATTGATGAGTAGATTCCTGCACTGACTCTTAGTGTAAACCTCTAGATATTCGCTTCTGTGATTGGGTATACTGGGGACCAAGAACTGATCATTTTGACTTCTGCATGGCATGAGTTTTTCATTCCTTTTTGGATTGAATTGTAGGTGGGGTAAAATGGGGAGCGTTCTCCATCAAGCTAGTGCTACAAAATGTGTACTGGGGACCATGCTGGACTCTTTGAATTCTAGTTTTACCATTTGAGTATATGGGTTGGTTGGGGCATCGCCTAAACTTCTAGGCCACTGCATAAACTTGAACCCATCTTACCCAATCTACTTTGATGATGACATGTGATTGATTTGGCCTCTTGGTCTGAAAACTGTTTCCTGAAAAGATGACAAACTAGTTGATATTTGTCTTTATAGTAATGATGGCCAAGGAGAAACCACCCATCACTGTTGTCGGAGATGTTGGAGGCCGCATCGCCATCATTGTCGTAAGAAATTGGACTAGTTATCAGTGTGATGATCATTTTTGGTTGATGGGACAAACCATGCATGTTGTGTCCGTCCTGTAGGATGACATCATCGATGATGTGGAGGACTTTGTGGCAACAGCTGAGATTCTGAAAGAGAGAGGAGCTTATAAGATCTACGTCATGGCCACCCACGGCCTCTTGTCAGCAGACGCCCCGCGCCTCATCGAAGAGTCCGCCATAGATGAAGTGAGTCTTTCAGCTCATCATGGCACATTGAAACTAAGTGATGCTATTCACATTTGAAGTATGACAATTCCAGATTTACTGTGACTCTGTTGAAACTGATAGTTTGGGCATGGATTAGGAAGAGAAGGTTATTCTTCAGAAGAGTTCAGCTGTAACTCTTTCATATGGAGTGAAAATAAAATTCATGAAGTTTTCTTACACAAGTGGCATTATTTCCAGAGAATGGGTTTGATGTCCATCAGCAGTTGCTTACCTTCATGTACATGGATGCTTAATACATTCAGCATCAAATATTGATGTGAAttttgaagaaaaagaagaaaaaaaaaagtgtatgaaaTGATGACCAAATGTTTGGGATATCTTTATGGTCTTTTAGGTTGTGGTGACCAACACTGTCCCTCATGAGGTGCAAAAGCTGCAGTGTCCTAAGATCAAGACAGTGGATGTCAGTATGATCCTGGCCGAGGCTATCCGACGCATTCACAATGGGGAGTCCATGGCCTACCTGTTCCGCAATATCACAGTAGACGACTAGCCAATGAGCACATTTACATTAGAGACAAAGGTGAGGTGTAGAGTTAAGGGAAATATTTTCCCCTTAAACACTTGAGAGGTGCTTTTTTTATACTTTGTGATACTCTGCAGTAAAATCAACAGTTTTAGGTCTACTGGTAAAACTTTACAGTAAGATTAattcattaactaatattaactagcAATGAGCAgttcatttgttacagtatttattaatttttttttaacattagtcaATCAAAATACTGtgcattgttagttcatattagtcTAGTTTGAacagacacaacttttgattttaatattagtGAATGTTGAACTTagcatgaattaatgaattagaAGTATTCTTATTATTCGCACCTCCTTGTTTATTGTTGGCTTATGGTTtggtattgtaaagtgttacacgTCTACTTTACTGTCAGAAAACTGATGATGTCA
This window contains:
- the LOC109079608 gene encoding phosphoribosyl pyrophosphate synthase-associated protein 1-like isoform X2, which produces MNVAKSGYHVFCANSTPACTELAKKITERLGVELGKSVVYQESNRETRVEIKESVRGQTIFIIQTIPRDVNTAIMELLIMAYALKTSCAKNIIGVIPYFPYSKQCKMRKRGSIVCKLLASMLAKAGLTHIITMDLHQKEIQGFFTFPVDNLRASPFLLQYIQEEIPDYRNAIIVAKSPSAAKRAQSYAERLRLGLAVMHGEAQCSESDMADGRHSPPCVRNTFGHPGLELPLMMAKEKPPITVVGDVGGRIAIIVDDIIDDVEDFVATAEILKERGAYKIYVMATHGLLSADAPRLIEESAIDEVVVTNTVPHEVQKLQCPKIKTVDVSMILAEAIRRIHNGESMAYLFRNITVDD
- the LOC109079608 gene encoding phosphoribosyl pyrophosphate synthase-associated protein 1-like isoform X1, whose translation is MNVAKSGYHVFCANSTPACTELAKKITERLGVELGKSVVYQESNRETRVEIKESVRGQTIFIIQTIPRDVNTAIMELLIMAYALKTSCAKNIIGVIPYFPYSKQCKMRKRGSIVCKLLASMLAKAGLTHIITMDLHQKEIQGFFTFPVDNLRASPFLLQYIQEEIPDYRNAIIVAKSPSAAKRAQSYAERLRLGLAVMHGEAQCSESDMADGRHSPPCVRNTFGHPGLELPCKQQAPFPGIELPIMMAKEKPPITVVGDVGGRIAIIVDDIIDDVEDFVATAEILKERGAYKIYVMATHGLLSADAPRLIEESAIDEVVVTNTVPHEVQKLQCPKIKTVDVSMILAEAIRRIHNGESMAYLFRNITVDD